A genomic segment from Leopardus geoffroyi isolate Oge1 chromosome A2, O.geoffroyi_Oge1_pat1.0, whole genome shotgun sequence encodes:
- the MEST gene encoding mesoderm-specific transcript homolog protein isoform X1: MVRRDRLRRMREWWVQVGLLAVPLLAAYLHIPPPQLSPALHSWKSSGKFFTYKGLRIFYQDSVGVVGSPEIVVLLHGFPTSSYDWYKIWEGLTLRFHRVIALDFLGFGFSDKPRPHHYSIFEQASIVEALLRHLGLQNHRINLLSHDYGDIVAQELLYRFKQNRSGRLTIKSLCLSNGGIFPETHRPLLLQKLLKDGGVLSPILTRLMNFFVFSRGLTPVFGPYTRPSESELWDMWAGIRNNDGNLVIDSLLQYINQRKKFRRRWVGALASVTIPIHFIYGPLDPVNPYPEFLELYRKTLPRSTVSILDDHISHYPQLEDPMGFLNAYMGFINSF, translated from the exons GATGAGGGAGTGGTGGGTGCAGGTGGGTCTGCTGGCCGTGCCCCTGCTTGCGGCCTACCTGCATATCCCACCCCCCCAGCTTTCCCCTGCCCTTCACTCCTGGAAGTCGTCAGGCAAATTTTTCACCTACAAGGGACTGCGCATCTTCTACCAAG aCTCTGTGGGTGTGGTTGGAAGTCCTGAGATAGTTGTGCTTTTGCATGGCTTTCCAACATCCAGCTATGATTGGTACAAG ATTTGGGAAGGTCTGACCCTAAGGTTTCATCGCGTGATCGCCCTTGATTTCTTGGGCTTTGGCTTCAGTGACAAACCG AGACCACATCACTATTCCATATTTGAGCAGGCCAGCATTGTGGAGGCACTTTTGCGGCACCTGGGGCTCCAGAACCACAGGATCAACCTTTTGTCTCATGACTATGGAGATATCGTTGCTCAGGAGCTGCTCTATAG GTTCAAGCAGAATCGATCTGGTCGGCTTACCATAAAGAGTCTCTGTCTGTCAAATGGAG GTATATTTCCTGAGACTCACCGTCCTCTCCTACTCCAAAAG CTCCTCAAAGATGGAGGCGTGCTGTCACCCATCCTGACACGATTGATGAACTTCTTTGTATTCTCCCGAGG TCTCACCCCAGTCTTTGGGCCGTACACCCGCCCCTCTGAGAGTGAGCTGTGGGACATGTGGGCAGGGATCCGCAACAATGACGGAAACTTAGTCATCGACAG TCTCTTACAGTACATCAACCAGAGGAAGAAGTTTAGAAGACGCTGGGTGGGAGCTCTTGCTTCTGTAACTATTCCCA tTCATTTTATCTATGGGCCACTGGATCCCGTAAACCCCTATCCAGAGTTTTTGGAGCTGTACAG GAAAACGCTGCCGCGGTCCACAGTGTCGATTCTGGATGACCACATTAGCCACTATCCACAGCTAGAGGATCCCATGGGCTTCTTGAATGCATATATGGGCTTCATCAACTCCTTCTGA
- the MEST gene encoding mesoderm-specific transcript homolog protein isoform X2: MEGQAVAARMREWWVQVGLLAVPLLAAYLHIPPPQLSPALHSWKSSGKFFTYKGLRIFYQDSVGVVGSPEIVVLLHGFPTSSYDWYKIWEGLTLRFHRVIALDFLGFGFSDKPRPHHYSIFEQASIVEALLRHLGLQNHRINLLSHDYGDIVAQELLYRFKQNRSGRLTIKSLCLSNGGIFPETHRPLLLQKLLKDGGVLSPILTRLMNFFVFSRGLTPVFGPYTRPSESELWDMWAGIRNNDGNLVIDSLLQYINQRKKFRRRWVGALASVTIPIHFIYGPLDPVNPYPEFLELYRKTLPRSTVSILDDHISHYPQLEDPMGFLNAYMGFINSF, translated from the exons ATGGAGGGCCAGGCGGTCGCTGCACG GATGAGGGAGTGGTGGGTGCAGGTGGGTCTGCTGGCCGTGCCCCTGCTTGCGGCCTACCTGCATATCCCACCCCCCCAGCTTTCCCCTGCCCTTCACTCCTGGAAGTCGTCAGGCAAATTTTTCACCTACAAGGGACTGCGCATCTTCTACCAAG aCTCTGTGGGTGTGGTTGGAAGTCCTGAGATAGTTGTGCTTTTGCATGGCTTTCCAACATCCAGCTATGATTGGTACAAG ATTTGGGAAGGTCTGACCCTAAGGTTTCATCGCGTGATCGCCCTTGATTTCTTGGGCTTTGGCTTCAGTGACAAACCG AGACCACATCACTATTCCATATTTGAGCAGGCCAGCATTGTGGAGGCACTTTTGCGGCACCTGGGGCTCCAGAACCACAGGATCAACCTTTTGTCTCATGACTATGGAGATATCGTTGCTCAGGAGCTGCTCTATAG GTTCAAGCAGAATCGATCTGGTCGGCTTACCATAAAGAGTCTCTGTCTGTCAAATGGAG GTATATTTCCTGAGACTCACCGTCCTCTCCTACTCCAAAAG CTCCTCAAAGATGGAGGCGTGCTGTCACCCATCCTGACACGATTGATGAACTTCTTTGTATTCTCCCGAGG TCTCACCCCAGTCTTTGGGCCGTACACCCGCCCCTCTGAGAGTGAGCTGTGGGACATGTGGGCAGGGATCCGCAACAATGACGGAAACTTAGTCATCGACAG TCTCTTACAGTACATCAACCAGAGGAAGAAGTTTAGAAGACGCTGGGTGGGAGCTCTTGCTTCTGTAACTATTCCCA tTCATTTTATCTATGGGCCACTGGATCCCGTAAACCCCTATCCAGAGTTTTTGGAGCTGTACAG GAAAACGCTGCCGCGGTCCACAGTGTCGATTCTGGATGACCACATTAGCCACTATCCACAGCTAGAGGATCCCATGGGCTTCTTGAATGCATATATGGGCTTCATCAACTCCTTCTGA